The DNA region gaataaaaatttaataattattcatTGGTGGATGCTTGTTTGCTAACATGATTTTTAtggtaattaatatttataatgtaTATTCTACGTTTATTTATTAAGGTTAATTATTGTTAAGAGTGAAAATAGGAGTGATATTAGGATTTAACATAATTCGTTGTACATTAGATTTaggaaattaattattaaattagaaaatacattaaatatttaaagttaagTTTATTAGTTACTTCAGTGGCATTAATTTGTAAATAAGTGGTAATTTtatagtaaatttttatttgtacttctgttttaataatatagctATGTGatgaatttgtttatttttctagttttacTTATCTCTTTCAGTTTTCCCCCCTAAAATGTTCATAGCCATTTTgaatttaagaatatttttgactaaaataTAAGTAGAAAAATTACAATATAAACATTAAGAcatcatttttgaaaaaaatagacGAATAAAAAAGATTACTAAAAGTTATTGCAGAAAATACAGCATAATGTACATATCTACACTAGGCGATAAATCTTATGGCAATGTCGGTCAAATGTATTTGGATGTCCTAAGCAAAACTTTaataagttatatttttatgtttttatctaatatatatattactcaCATTAAAGTTATAACACtatgtaaattttaataaaatttagattttttataataaattgtttgGTCGATATAAATGTTAGGTTGAGATCAagtattttttctattaattttatcAGAGAAAACAAATGAAAGAATGAATATGTTAACCTTGTTAAAGAGTAGATATgcacacaaaaaaacacaaatcgaTCTAACTGAATTTGTTATTCAAATTGAACTAACCCACCAATACATCAATTGTATGCATTTTACTTTCAATCAGACTAAATCAGTCTAATTCAGTATTTAGTTATTGTGACAAAATAATGATATGTGtaactaataaattatttatttttatatctagtTTAATATATAGCAGATATTTAATAACTGGTAATATCAAACGAAAGTATTATGCTAGtgtaaaaaaagaataattaataaaataattaggatgagtgaaaataaagaagaaaaatgcgATAATCTGTTGAAAATAttgttagttatattttttaattcactttaatagattaaatttacaaaatattatagtttattcttcttttttgaaaGATAAGTTTATTAAATACACATACTTAACCACATGTGGAAGATGTAATCAACATATGGATCTTCTTCTGGATATTCAAATGGATCAAAAGCAATGGATCCATCGCGTAGCCACATATGAAACTAATAATTTCGTATTAGAGAAAAGTCGATCCATGGTCTGGATCAATAGAAATCGCTAAACCACCATATTGTGGTTATTGAGAGTTTATTCTTacttaatttttattcttatttgtTGTTAATtcttttaatagatttttgGTTATTTAAGTAAATTGTAGTATAATTAGTGAAATATTTACAACTGTCATTTATTAAtgtttataataatttagttatggttaatatgttatttatgcattttttagaaaaattatccattatgtgattttttttaaaaccggaATGTTCAAAGCCTGTAGGCCGTAATCACTCCAGACCCGGGACCAGCCTGCATTAATACCTTTTAATGGCGTAAAGTATCCCTTCTACTGTAGATCGAACCTATGGACACATCAGCCAAACGACTGCGCTTAATTCAATTGGGCTGCCACATTCGTGGTATtatgtgattttgttttataattattctCAAAAAGTCATTCCTGTTTAAGAATATAAAGGTACCCTGAATCACATCTCCATTTTACAATTTTGCTAATTATATCAATCCCAAATTGTATCACTTCTGAGCATGAACCGTTATCAAGTGCTAAAAAATATATCGGTAGACGATAGTAAAATGTTTTGTAGAGAATTAGCACTTGAACGCTCAAAGGTCGGATAAATTGGGATTGCTATATAAACGAATGATCGATTATGTGACTTGATTAGTTGGGCTTTAAAGTTTGTAACAGGCCACATAAAAGTATTCTAGATAGACCCACAAACACAAAACTTATTAACTtgtatatgataataataatcTTACTAGActttgacccgcccgaccgggcgggtatttattttctgtttttaaattttgtgtttatattaaatgatgaatttgtaatatttgcacATAAATTTCGATTGAAAATTAActtttgcagttataataaaacttaaaattaaaagcttaataaaatattttgatacataatttaaatttcttaataaaaataatatagaggtgggtcatattttttccaatttcaaaatcttagcattccaaaataaatttataaatatataaaatatataaaccatatttggaacaatatttctatcaaaataaatttgttaaagaaaaataatttagcgatgttgttgtttatttttagagtttgacccgtgaccgtataaatatttactttcattttaaattttatttgtactaatggtataatatatatatatttaaattaaaatgtattacataattattaataaaacattttaaaacataacaattttatttattattatatttgtgattttgatcgtatattatatcacagtgtatcatataaacaaatccaacatttataacttattatattatatataatgaaaccattatactaataatatatgaataaattattttatattttatttatatattatataaatgattatgatgtgtgatttttattttattatttataccaataaatattaaaaatatttaacatgttaAAACGAAGTATATTGGGAAATCTATTTtcgtaaatatttgattaataaaatctattatttaaattaagaaaatacattaaatacttaaatctattatttaaattaggaaaagataagcatacttaaatataggttcaataaagacaagtatacttaaatatagaaaaagacaagcatacttaaatataggttcaataaagacaactataattaaggaaaatgcATTTACAAATCAGAAAAacaactataattaaggaaaaataatttattacttcagtggcattctaatgtaaataacttcaaaaacttAGGGGCATTTTcaaagtgtacttctattttaatagtatagatatgacTTCTCTCCCAGGTAGCTTTTcttgaagaacaagagagaataaagcttttttcttctcctcctcctcaaaaaaaaaacttattttcctGATTTTGTGTTTCCACCAAACCGACTTTCAGATTTCGAATCGTCAAAGATGGACTTCGAGCTTAGATCTGCGAGGGAGAAGCTCGAAAGAGAGCAAAGAGAGAGGAAACAAAGAGCGAAACTGAAGCTCGAGCGAGAGAAGAAAGCCAAGGATGCTGCGATTAAGCAACGCGAAGCCATCGAAGCTTCTCACAGAGCCAAAAGGGTTGACGCCATCGAAGCCCAGATTAAGGTACTCTCTCCCCCCCTTCCCCCTGCCCTGATCGTTAGTTCTAGAAAATTAGGAACTTCTGTCTATGTTCGGTAACTCAATCCTGTCTGAAAAATCGAAACTTGGTTGtaataattcttttaaaattagcATTCTAATTCAAATTCACAAATGGGTATTGTTCCTTTGTAGATTTTAGATCGACCCATCTTTGTGTTGAAGTCCGTTAAGATCTAAAGTTACAATCTTTACTTGACCCATCTTGAAGATATAAAGTTACAAACTTTCTGTAGGCTGATCAACATATGCAAGAGAGTTTAATCGCTGGAGGAGGTATAGTGTTCGAAAGAGTCTTCCAAGCTGTTCCTTTCCAAGGCATTGGTGACAAGATCAAACTACCACCCTCCTGTTTCACCGAGTTGTCTGATCAAGGAGCTTTCGACAAAGGTCCTTTGTACTTTGAGCTCTCTGTAGACTACAGAGACAACAAAAAGACAACACACTCTGGTGTTCTCGAGTTCACCGCCGAAGATGGCACCGTTTGTCTTCCTCCACACGTTTGGAGCAACTTGTTCTCAGCACAGGATCATCCGATGGATGTTCTTCTGGTTCAGATCCGTTACATTCGGCTACCTAAAGGGAGTTACGCCAAGCTTCAACCTGACAACCTCGGCTTCTCGGATTTGCCTAACCACAAAGCCATCCTCGAGACTATTCTCCGGCAACACGCTACGCTTTCCATGGACGATGTTCTCTCGGTGAGTTACGGGCAGGTCTCTTACAAGCTTCAGGTTCTGGAGCTAAAACCCGCCTCTAGCATTTCGGTTCTGGAGACTGATATTGAGGTTGATATAGTTAGTCCAGAGATAGTCTCGGACCAACCGAGTCAGCATGTGTTAAGGCCGCTTCAGTTTGGTAAACCTGAGTCTGGAACAGTTGAGGAAGGACGGTATGATTACTATAAGTTTAGTATCGATGAGTCTACTGCAGAGAAAGTAATGGCAGGAAGCGTCAAAGTTATTGTAAAGATAGATGTGGAGAAGGATGGAGCGGATACTGATCTCTATGTATCAAAGCACCCGATTCTATTCCCTTCTCTTAACCAGCACGAGTGGTCTTCACACGACGTGGGTTCAAAGACCTTGATATTGGAATCGAAGGAGAGGGCTTTGAGCTCAGGGACTTACAGTATAGGTGTGTATGGTTTCAAGGGGACGGTCAAGTACCAGGTTTCAGTTCTAGTCCAAGAAAGCAGCAGTGGAGCTAAGGTTGGGGAACGGGCTGTATCATCTTCATCAGATGTTGATACGGTAGAGTGTAGGAACTGTAAGCATTCGATTCCAAGCAGGAGTATAGCGTTGCACGAGGTGTACTGTAGCAGGCACAACGTTGTTTGTGATCATCCTGGATGCGGAATCGTTCTCAGAGTTGAGGAGGCGAAAAACCATTTGCACTGTGAAAAATGTGGGCAAGCTTTGCAGCCAGTAGAGATGGAGAAACATTTGAAAGTCTTCCATGAACCACTCAGTTGTGGCTGTGGGGTAGTGCTTGAGAAAGTACAGATGGTGCGTTTCTGAAACTCTCATTGTTCTCTCATTACcttgttttgtgtttgttttttttttagaatgagATTGTGATTTTGTTGCAGGTTCAACATCAAGCAAGAGATTGTCCTCTTCGTTTAATCGCTTGCAGGTTCTGTGGTGATATGGTGGAGGCGGGTAACGCTGCAGCTGATGTTAGAGACAGGATGAGAGGGATGTCCGAACATGAGAGTACTTGTGGTTCAAGAACTGCACCTTGTGACTCTTGTGGTCGATCTGTGATGCTCAAGGATATGGACATTCACCAAATCGCTGTTCATGGCAAGAGTAGCTAACTTCGGTTTGTTGATATGAGGAAAAACTGCTTGCAATGTTGAAACTGTTTGTTGTTtgaacagagaagaagatcCCATTTGTAAGGAGTTCGTATTATTTATGACATTTATGATTCCTTGAAAGTCAAAATCCGAAACAAAAATGTTCTACTTTGACTTACAAAAATGTCCAAATTTATACAACAGAAACAAGTGATAATATGTCACACAATGATGTTTGGTACATAATTtgaatatatctaaaattttatatttataaaatttgcagctaaaaattataagatttataaaaaacgATGGTAATAATCATTTTTAACAATGTACATCAAATAAACCTATTCTAAGATTATTTgtgaaaaaagaaattacaaactCAAATTTTCATGGATAATATTTCTAGTTAATCACTTTTGGTATTTCACAGATAATTAATACAATTTATCTAATAAAACTTCTTATTAATAAgagacatttataaataaaaaacagaatttcactatcaaaacaaatttttttttgtcatcaaacatacaaactcatatagactctgcaaaattttatttagataAGCTGAACTATTTAgaaaatatcttaatttatctgatttttttagtaaaacaaTTTCACTATCGAGATCTTTTTATCACCTTTTacgaaaattattatatttttcttttgtattaaTTAGAAGATAAGAAGTTAaacattagaaaaaatatttatttttattaattatttcaatatttttagaaagagatttatattatttatttttattaattatttcatatttttagaaagatattatattaatatataaaaactaaattttttaagctaagttttgaattttgtaaatttacttCAAATTAAAGTACTAATTAgttatataaaatcaatttaaattacaattttatgtaaataaattgCTGAAGTTTCATGAGAAGTTATATGATAGTAATACATATAATGTATATAGATATGtgataaatatatacatatatttatgataataataataatcaaatatagAGACCATATCCACAAGTCCTCTGTCTTGCAAATAAAGGCATATCTTATCTAGACCATTATTGAAATAATAGTTTATTTCCATATTTTCTACTATTTTATCATAAATACGAAATATTTTTTATGCTATACCTTTAACCCCCTTTCTGAACCCAGAAaacaaagataaatatatataaacgatATATTTAGCTGCAGATATATTTAGCtgcaagaaaaaagaaaatgatgaataagaagaaagaaaaaaacatgtttcaagaaaaagaaaagaaagaaaaatccaaaacataatTTGAGGAAAGAAAGTAATCTTCAGTGGGTCAGGAGTAATGACAAATTTACAATGATGGATTGTCATGGttttactaaaaaaacaaaaccaacttGTGAAGTTTCTTAATGATGTA from Raphanus sativus cultivar WK10039 chromosome 8, ASM80110v3, whole genome shotgun sequence includes:
- the LOC130498903 gene encoding uncharacterized protein LOC130498903 — translated: MDFELRSAREKLEREQRERKQRAKLKLEREKKAKDAAIKQREAIEASHRAKRVDAIEAQIKADQHMQESLIAGGGIVFERVFQAVPFQGIGDKIKLPPSCFTELSDQGAFDKGPLYFELSVDYRDNKKTTHSGVLEFTAEDGTVCLPPHVWSNLFSAQDHPMDVLLVQIRYIRLPKGSYAKLQPDNLGFSDLPNHKAILETILRQHATLSMDDVLSVSYGQVSYKLQVLELKPASSISVLETDIEVDIVSPEIVSDQPSQHVLRPLQFGKPESGTVEEGRYDYYKFSIDESTAEKVMAGSVKVIVKIDVEKDGADTDLYVSKHPILFPSLNQHEWSSHDVGSKTLILESKERALSSGTYSIGVYGFKGTVKYQVSVLVQESSSGAKVGERAVSSSSDVDTVECRNCKHSIPSRSIALHEVYCSRHNVVCDHPGCGIVLRVEEAKNHLHCEKCGQALQPVEMEKHLKVFHEPLSCGCGVVLEKVQMVQHQARDCPLRLIACRFCGDMVEAGNAAADVRDRMRGMSEHESTCGSRTAPCDSCGRSVMLKDMDIHQIAVHGKSS